One region of Kazachstania africana CBS 2517 chromosome 3, complete genome genomic DNA includes:
- the MEK1 gene encoding serine/threonine protein kinase MEK1 (similar to Saccharomyces cerevisiae MEK1 (YOR351C); ancestral locus Anc_7.41) — MSGAVLGYLEVVSAEDSGPVDNRVSINRHEILRIGRNKKECHLLLNDPSISSVHCILWAILFDDDSVPMCYIKDLSLNGTTINGKSLNKNTTYLLEDGDEINLWLTKAKRDKSTVYPLFRFKAIGSDKQKLHLMTQLQLEKDIDCWNISPKVIGNGTFGHVMVCFNMADTQNTRLHQINKKLKNYAVKIIKLKPNKLDKEAKILIQLNHPNIIKVYHTYVDPLNNLYIFQDLVPGGDLFSYLAKGDRLTSISESESLLIVYQILKALEYLHRRGIVHRDLKLDNILLESPEPCTRIILADFGIAKHLTSNVTRMHTVVGTPEYCAPEVGFKANRKIYKSFSRAATIDQQKTGYDHKCDIWSLGVITHIMLTGISPFYGDGTEKSIIQNAKSGTLDFEVKHWQQISRAAKTFVKSVLQVDVTKRLDIDESLKHSWISNHRVQLEEIYRKKILRVTP, encoded by the coding sequence ATGAGTGGCGCTGTATTGGGTTATCTAGAAGTTGTATCAGCAGAAGATTCAGGTCCTGTTGACAACAGAGTCTCAATTAACAGACACGAAATTCTGAGAATAGGTCGCAACAAGAAAGAATGTCATTTGCTTCTTAATGACCCTTCCATATCTTCCGTTCACTGTATTTTATGGgcaatattatttgatgaCGACAGTGTGCCAATGTGTTATATCAAAGACCTTTCTCTAAATGGTACTACGATAAACGGTAAATCATTGAATAAGAATACGACATATCTTTTGGAAGATGGTGATGAAATCAATCTGTGGTTGACTAAGGCAAAAAGGGACAAAAGTACAGTCTATCCCTTATTTAGATTCAAAGCAATTGGATCTGATAAACAGAAATTACATCTAATGACTCAATTACAACTTGAAAAGGATATCGATTGTTGGAATATCTCCCCTAAAGTAATTGGCAATGGGACTTTTGGCCATGTAATGGTTTGTTTCAATATGGCTGACACTCAGAATACTAGACTACATCAaatcaacaaaaaattgaaaaattatgcTGTgaaaatcattaaattaAAGCCCAATAAGCTTGATAAAGAGGCTAAAATTTTAATACAATTAAATCACCCAAATATTATCAAGGTATATCATACATACGTTGATCCACTGAACAACCTGTATATATTTCAGGATCTGGTCCCAGGTGGTGATCTGTTCTCGTATCTTGCTAAGGGTGATCGGTTGACTTCGATTTCAGAAAGCGAATCTCTTCTTATTgtatatcaaatattgaaagcCTTAGAATACTTACATAGGAGAGGAATTGTTCACCGAGATCTAAAATtagataatattttattagaatCACCTGAACCGTGTACAAGAATAATTTTGGCTGATTTTGGTATTGCCAAGCATTTAACCTCAAATGTAACAAGGATGCATACTGTTGTGGGAACTCCAGAATATTGTGCTCCAGAAGTTGGCTTTAAGGCAAAtcgaaaaatttataaaagCTTTTCAAGAGCTGCTACAATTGATCAACAAAAAACGGGTTATGATCATAAGTGTGATATTTGGTCATTGGGTGTCATTACTCATATTATGCTCACTGGCATTTCACCATTTTACGGTGATGGAACggaaaaatcaattatcCAAAACGCAAAATCAGGAACccttgattttgaagttaaGCATTGGCAACAAATCAGTAGAGCTGCGAAAACATTTGTCAAAAGCGTACTGCAGGTAGATGTCACCAAAAGATTagatattgatgaaagtCTCAAGCATTCTTGGATATCCAATCATAGAGTACAACTAGAAGAAATTtacagaaagaaaattctgAGAGTTACACCTTAG
- the TFB6 gene encoding TFIIH complex subunit TFB6 (similar to Saccharomyces cerevisiae YOR352W; ancestral locus Anc_7.40), whose product MQSEPETPLHAQPDEHLNLNDLKELDQQDIADLDLNPGLEDSIPATPIPSGINIASKRSLDDTTNEIQFDNFEDFAPQVNIRSPFSSNTNLSSLAHTLPDLDRSTRLRQLSMSQQSKFISYVDQQLLAIQRKFVQSRGLNDKLGYVTLSELLKDVKALLDFIWYSIDGLVSTEHLLQFSKEELNSKISSWEQEVLQKDQQTVKSSDFGQTYYIMRIADDLMDYVEKFEIAPSDRETISKLFKLFFILDRIFKLLIVGLNANNIKLNQTDVIRFIGIAERSRMKLPLFFEHCNIHGYHFELSKIYEESLDLCPC is encoded by the coding sequence ATGCAATCAGAGCCAGAGACTCCCCTACATGCTCAACCTGACGaacatttgaatttaaatgaCCTAAAGGAGCTAGATCAACAGGATATCGCAGACTTGGATTTGAATCCAGGTTTAGAAGACAGTATTCCAGCTACACCTATCCCTAGTGGCATTAATATCGCAAGCAAACGTTCTTTGGATGACACAACTAATGAAATCCAATtcgataattttgaagattttgcTCCACAAGTAAATATAAGGTCtccattttcatcaaatacAAATCTATCGTCATTAGCTCACACACTTCCTGATTTGGATAGAAGTACAAGATTAAGACAATTATCGATGTCTCAACAGtcaaaatttatttcatATGTGGATCAACAATTATTGGCGATACAAAGGAAATTTGTGCAATCTAGAGGGTTGAATGACAAGCTAGGGTATGTAACACTTTCTGAGTTACTTAAAGATGTTAAAGCATTACTAGACTTTATTTGGTACTCAATTGACGGTCTAGTTAGTACCGAACACTtacttcaattttcaaaggaagAACTAAACAGTAAAATTAGCTCCTGGGAACAAGAAGTACTGCAGAAGGACCAGCAAACTGTAAAATCTTCTGATTTTGGCCAAACATATTACATCATGAGAATTGCTGATGACTTGATGGATTACgtggaaaaatttgaaattgctCCCAGTGACAGGGAAACAATCTCGAaactattcaaattatttttcatactAGACAGGATCTTTAAGCTACTAATTGTGGGACTTAATGCAAACAACataaaattaaatcaaaCTGATGTGATTAGATTTATTGGTATCGCTGAACGATCTAGAATGAAACTTCCTTTGTTTTTTGAACATTGCAACATTCATGGGTACCATTTTGAACTAAGTAAAATCTATG